The following proteins come from a genomic window of Paenibacillus spongiae:
- the ahrC gene encoding transcriptional regulator AhrC/ArgR: MKSVRHMKIRELITGQIIETQEELVEALSNGGMQVTQATVSRDIKELQLIKVPAEDGRYKYSLPLEQRMNPIHKLKRALADNFVHIDHTDNLVVMKCLPGTANAIGSLIDNMEWNEVMGTICGDDTILIICRTKVQSSEIIDRLLGYMN, translated from the coding sequence ATGAAGAGCGTCAGGCATATGAAAATCAGGGAATTAATAACCGGCCAGATTATAGAGACTCAGGAAGAGCTGGTCGAGGCATTAAGCAATGGAGGCATGCAGGTCACGCAAGCAACGGTCTCCAGAGATATTAAGGAGCTTCAGCTCATTAAAGTGCCGGCGGAAGACGGCCGGTATAAATACTCGCTGCCGCTGGAGCAGCGAATGAATCCGATCCATAAATTAAAGCGGGCGCTGGCCGACAATTTCGTCCATATCGATCATACGGATAACCTGGTCGTGATGAAATGCCTGCCGGGAACAGCTAATGCCATCGGCTCTTTGATCGATAACATGGAGTGGAATGAAGTAATGGGAACGATTTGCGGCGACGATACGATTCTTATTATATGCCGCACGAAAGTACAGAGCAGCGAAATTATCGACCGGCTGCTCGGTTACATGAATTAA
- the recN gene encoding DNA repair protein RecN → MLRELSIRNLAVIESVTVRFHDGFLVLTGETGAGKSILIDALSLIVGGRGSSDMVRYGCDKAEIEAMFELPQGHPVWKTLSSFGIDASPEEALIVRRELSSQGKSVSRINGHIVNMTMLREAGEYLVNIHGQHEHQSLFKTEKHIDWLDLYAGERVTKLLERYKFTYRNFEQVRQQQKELEDSSRQNIQLLDLYRFQIEEIAAAKLIPGEDESLQEEKQKLMHAVKRRDSAAEAYAWMSSSKGLDAFSRSISRLEDIRDYDPAVLGPLLEQLQSAFYQLEDASFQIRDYRDGVESDPERLAYIDDRIDLINSLKRKYGETIPDILAYLDNIQSEADKIENRDEHLEKLRREQQHLYSEALLIGKSLSDMRRAAADRLASAIEAELRQLQMERTTFRVELRQHQEGESYRLLANGIDEAVFLIAPNPGEPLKPISKIASGGEMSRIMLALKTIFASIDQVPTLVFDEVDTGVSGRAAQAIAEKMSRLSNQCQVFSITHLPQVACMADHHYEIRKAVIAERTSTNVAELELGTRIEELARMLGGVEVTEKTRHHAQEMLDLAYRQKGA, encoded by the coding sequence ATGCTTCGCGAACTGTCCATACGCAACTTGGCTGTCATTGAATCGGTTACGGTACGTTTCCACGACGGATTTCTGGTGCTTACAGGCGAGACCGGTGCTGGGAAGTCCATTTTGATTGATGCGCTCAGTCTGATCGTAGGTGGACGCGGTTCTTCGGATATGGTCCGTTACGGCTGCGACAAAGCGGAAATCGAAGCGATGTTCGAGCTTCCGCAGGGACATCCGGTATGGAAGACGCTGTCTTCCTTCGGAATCGACGCCTCGCCGGAAGAAGCGCTTATTGTTCGGCGCGAGCTGTCCTCCCAGGGGAAGAGCGTCAGCCGTATTAACGGGCACATCGTCAATATGACTATGCTTCGTGAAGCAGGCGAGTACCTCGTCAACATTCATGGCCAGCATGAGCATCAATCCTTGTTCAAAACCGAGAAGCATATCGATTGGCTCGATTTGTATGCCGGCGAGCGTGTCACGAAGCTTCTGGAACGGTATAAATTTACGTACCGCAATTTCGAGCAGGTACGGCAGCAGCAGAAGGAGCTGGAAGACTCCTCCAGACAGAATATACAGCTGCTTGATTTATACCGCTTCCAGATCGAAGAGATTGCTGCAGCCAAGCTTATCCCGGGTGAAGATGAATCATTGCAGGAAGAGAAGCAAAAACTAATGCATGCGGTCAAAAGACGCGATTCGGCGGCAGAGGCCTATGCGTGGATGAGCAGCAGCAAAGGCCTTGATGCCTTCAGCAGGTCCATCTCCCGGCTGGAAGACATCCGCGATTACGATCCGGCGGTCCTTGGGCCTTTGCTGGAGCAGCTGCAATCGGCTTTTTATCAATTGGAGGATGCTTCATTTCAAATTCGCGACTATCGCGACGGTGTCGAATCCGACCCGGAACGATTGGCGTATATCGATGACCGCATTGATCTGATTAATAGCTTAAAACGTAAGTACGGGGAGACCATTCCTGATATTTTAGCCTATTTGGACAATATTCAGTCGGAAGCGGACAAGATCGAGAACCGCGACGAGCATCTGGAGAAGCTGCGCAGAGAACAACAACATCTATACTCGGAAGCGCTTCTTATCGGCAAGTCGTTATCCGATATGCGGCGCGCTGCTGCAGACCGGCTCGCATCCGCTATCGAGGCGGAGCTGAGGCAGCTTCAGATGGAGCGTACCACCTTCCGTGTCGAGCTGAGGCAGCATCAGGAGGGTGAGTCATACCGTCTGCTTGCTAACGGGATCGATGAGGCCGTGTTCCTTATTGCCCCGAATCCCGGTGAGCCGCTCAAGCCGATTAGCAAGATCGCTTCCGGCGGCGAGATGTCGCGGATTATGCTTGCGCTCAAGACGATATTCGCGTCGATCGATCAAGTCCCTACACTCGTATTCGACGAGGTCGATACGGGCGTCAGCGGAAGAGCGGCCCAGGCGATTGCGGAGAAGATGTCCCGTTTGTCTAATCAATGCCAGGTATTCTCCATTACTCATTTACCGCAGGTTGCCTGCATGGCGGACCATCATTATGAAATCCGAAAAGCGGTTATAGCAGAACGCACCTCCACGAATGTCGCGGAATTGGAGCTGGGAACGCGTATCGAAGAGCTTGCTCGCATGCTTGGCGGCGTTGAAGTTACGGAAAAAACAAGGCATCATGCACAAGAAATGCTTGACTTGGCGTATCGCCAAAAGGGGGCGTAA
- the spoIVB gene encoding SpoIVB peptidase: protein MNANRRKRWLGLVLVFFVCVLGLSSPIQHYAAFPNELRLFTGQLKQLDYGMPVHAQVTVDPTMIQVNGSSDRSLSVDLNKPLSIQSQQSGETTMKLKLFGKIPFKTVKVNVVPDLKVIPGGQTIGVKVKSAGIMVVGHHQVVTSKGTKVSPGEAANLQLGDLIVQINGKHINEVQKVAQLAEQAGTDKRPLQLTVKRGERLFQTKLAPVYDQEDHAWRLGLYIRDSAAGVGTLTFYAPDQGVYGALGHVITDMDTQTPIEVGEGQILQSHVTSINKSQNGEPGEKRAQFVKESKVLGNIERNTPFGIFGKMTELPSHSYNQEALPVAFAEEVKEGPAQILTVVNGQKVERFNVEIVHVTNQSSPATKGMVIKITDPRLVERTGGIVQGMSGSPIIQDGKLIGAVTHVFVNDPTSGYGCFIEWMLQDAGILLKTASSNLKAA from the coding sequence TTGAATGCCAATCGGCGTAAGCGTTGGCTCGGTCTTGTTCTCGTTTTCTTCGTTTGCGTGCTTGGTCTTTCCTCCCCTATTCAACATTACGCCGCATTTCCGAACGAACTTCGTTTGTTCACCGGCCAGTTGAAGCAGTTAGACTATGGCATGCCTGTTCATGCACAAGTAACCGTTGATCCAACTATGATTCAAGTTAACGGCTCGAGCGACCGGTCGTTGTCCGTCGATTTGAACAAGCCGCTTTCGATTCAATCGCAGCAGAGCGGCGAGACGACCATGAAATTGAAGCTCTTCGGCAAGATCCCGTTCAAAACCGTTAAAGTAAATGTTGTCCCTGATCTTAAGGTCATTCCAGGCGGACAGACAATTGGCGTTAAAGTGAAATCCGCCGGCATTATGGTTGTAGGCCATCATCAGGTTGTCACATCGAAGGGAACGAAGGTTTCCCCTGGGGAAGCCGCTAACCTGCAGTTAGGCGATCTAATTGTCCAAATTAACGGGAAGCATATTAACGAGGTCCAGAAAGTCGCCCAGCTTGCAGAACAAGCGGGAACGGATAAACGACCGCTACAGCTAACGGTAAAACGGGGCGAACGGTTGTTTCAAACGAAGCTGGCCCCGGTGTACGATCAAGAAGATCATGCTTGGCGGCTTGGGTTGTACATCCGCGATTCTGCTGCAGGTGTGGGCACATTAACATTCTATGCTCCTGACCAAGGCGTCTATGGCGCACTGGGACATGTTATTACCGACATGGATACCCAAACGCCAATCGAAGTCGGTGAAGGGCAAATTCTTCAATCCCACGTCACGTCCATCAATAAGAGCCAGAATGGGGAACCGGGCGAGAAACGAGCCCAATTCGTTAAGGAAAGCAAAGTACTCGGCAATATCGAACGTAATACACCGTTTGGAATATTCGGGAAGATGACGGAATTGCCGTCGCATAGCTATAACCAAGAGGCATTGCCTGTTGCTTTCGCTGAAGAAGTAAAGGAAGGACCCGCACAAATTCTTACTGTTGTCAACGGACAGAAGGTCGAGCGTTTCAATGTGGAGATTGTGCATGTAACCAATCAGTCATCCCCTGCCACGAAAGGGATGGTCATTAAGATTACAGACCCCCGATTAGTGGAACGAACAGGCGGCATCGTTCAAGGCATGTCCGGGAGTCCGATCATTCAGGACGGAAAACTAATTGGAGCCGTGACGCATGTATTCGTCAATGATCCGACATCCGGTTATGGATGCTTCATCGAATGGATGCTGCAGGATGCCGGTATCCTTCTCAAAACAGCAAGCTCAAATCTTAAGGCGGCTTAA
- the spo0A gene encoding sporulation transcription factor Spo0A has translation MQRIEVLLADDNREFTNLLSEYISEQSDMTITGIAYNGEEVLRLLEETRKPPDVLILDIIMPHLDGLGVLERLRELNITPMPKIIMLTAFGQENITQKAVQLGASYYILKPFDMEILANRIRQLVGNTTVVSSSASANFTSSSAISKSNVVPMGKGKNLDANITSIIHEIGVPAHIKGYQYLREAITMVYNNIEILGAITKTLYPAIAEKFKTTPSRVERAIRHAIEVAWTRGNIDSISHLFGYTINISKSKPTNSEFIAMVADKLRIEHKVS, from the coding sequence TTGCAAAGAATTGAAGTATTGTTAGCTGACGACAACCGTGAGTTTACGAATCTGTTATCGGAGTATATCTCGGAACAAAGCGATATGACGATCACGGGAATTGCCTATAACGGTGAAGAAGTTCTCCGATTGCTTGAAGAAACAAGGAAACCGCCAGATGTGTTAATTCTGGACATTATTATGCCGCATTTAGACGGTCTTGGCGTGTTGGAACGTCTGCGCGAATTGAACATAACTCCTATGCCGAAGATTATTATGCTCACTGCCTTCGGGCAAGAGAATATTACGCAGAAAGCGGTTCAGCTGGGAGCTTCATACTACATACTTAAACCATTCGATATGGAGATTCTGGCTAATCGGATCCGCCAACTGGTGGGCAATACGACGGTCGTTTCCAGCTCCGCATCCGCTAATTTTACGAGCAGCTCCGCCATTTCCAAATCAAACGTGGTGCCAATGGGCAAAGGTAAAAATCTGGATGCCAACATTACAAGCATCATTCATGAAATCGGCGTTCCTGCGCATATCAAGGGTTATCAATACTTGCGCGAGGCCATCACGATGGTCTACAACAATATCGAAATATTGGGTGCCATCACGAAAACGCTTTATCCGGCAATTGCCGAAAAGTTCAAAACGACGCCGTCCCGCGTCGAACGTGCGATCCGCCACGCGATCGAGGTCGCCTGGACGCGCGGCAACATCGACAGCATTTCGCACCTGTTCGGCTACACGATCAACATCAGCAAGTCGAAACCGACGAACTCGGAATTCATCGCGATGGTTGCGGACAAGCTGCGGATCGAGCATAAGGTGAGCTAG
- a CDS encoding alpha-keto acid decarboxylase family protein, with translation MDDKQPPMPESSPTLGQYLFDCLKAEGITEIFGIPGDYNFSLLDTLERYDGIRFINGRNELGAGYASDGYGRLRGLSALITTFGVGEMSACNAIAGASSEHVPIVHIVGAPKSMDQQAHKLVHHTLLNGDFDVFRQMYGHLCAYAVILTPENAEQEIPAAIRIAKQTRKPVYLMVAIDLVAKPIVRRAVPEKKQGATSKPALEAAVQHISGLLNGTSNVVLLSDVLTLRFGLRDAVQQLALRFNMPAASLMLGKSSFDERHPNYIGVYGGAFGSDQVRNIVESAECVIAVGMIWTDINSAKDTAKLDRLRLVDIQPEFVRVGEAKYEQVMAADLIAALIGTGWTRSGAVPPVTFPYDMISGEPDEPIRAASYYPRFQRMLKDKDIVVVETGTFAYGMSQVRLPAGADYIGQQGWQSIGYATPAAFGACMAAPDRRVLLFTGDGSLQLTVQEISTMLTGGCRPILFILNNSGYTIEKYLNVKTSNQPYNQIPAWHYTQLAEVFGGQAFTAQARTNRELDEAIAAAEQAQTSRLCIIELIVTDPLDAPDYLIRLRKHLERQERLKG, from the coding sequence ATGGATGATAAACAGCCGCCCATGCCGGAATCTTCGCCCACACTCGGGCAGTATCTGTTCGACTGTCTGAAAGCGGAAGGCATTACCGAAATTTTCGGCATTCCCGGCGATTACAATTTCAGTCTGCTGGATACGTTGGAGCGATATGATGGAATCCGTTTCATTAATGGACGCAACGAGCTGGGAGCGGGTTACGCTTCTGACGGTTACGGCCGATTACGGGGCTTGTCGGCGCTAATAACGACTTTCGGCGTCGGAGAGATGAGCGCTTGCAATGCGATCGCGGGAGCAAGCAGCGAACATGTGCCGATTGTGCATATCGTCGGAGCCCCGAAATCGATGGATCAGCAGGCGCATAAGCTGGTGCACCATACGCTGCTGAACGGCGATTTCGATGTATTCCGGCAGATGTATGGACACCTGTGCGCCTATGCGGTGATATTGACGCCAGAGAACGCCGAACAGGAGATTCCGGCAGCTATACGCATAGCGAAGCAAACGCGCAAGCCGGTCTATCTGATGGTCGCCATCGACCTGGTCGCCAAGCCTATCGTCAGACGCGCTGTTCCGGAGAAGAAGCAAGGCGCGACAAGCAAGCCTGCCCTTGAAGCGGCGGTTCAGCATATAAGCGGACTGTTGAATGGAACAAGCAATGTAGTGCTGCTGTCGGATGTGCTAACGCTCCGCTTTGGACTTCGAGATGCCGTTCAGCAGCTGGCGCTGCGCTTCAACATGCCGGCCGCTTCGCTCATGCTTGGCAAGAGCAGCTTCGACGAACGGCATCCGAATTATATCGGCGTATACGGCGGAGCGTTCGGCAGCGATCAGGTCAGGAACATCGTCGAAAGCGCAGAGTGCGTCATTGCGGTCGGTATGATCTGGACCGACATCAATTCGGCGAAAGATACCGCGAAGCTCGACCGTCTTCGCCTCGTCGACATTCAGCCGGAATTTGTACGAGTCGGGGAAGCGAAGTACGAGCAGGTGATGGCGGCGGATCTCATCGCAGCCTTGATCGGAACCGGTTGGACCCGAAGCGGAGCTGTGCCTCCGGTTACCTTTCCTTACGATATGATATCCGGCGAGCCGGATGAGCCGATCCGCGCGGCATCGTACTATCCGCGCTTCCAGCGGATGCTGAAGGATAAAGATATTGTTGTCGTTGAGACAGGAACCTTTGCTTACGGCATGTCGCAGGTACGGCTTCCGGCGGGAGCCGATTATATTGGCCAGCAGGGCTGGCAGAGCATCGGCTATGCAACGCCCGCTGCGTTCGGGGCTTGCATGGCGGCGCCGGACAGGCGTGTGCTGCTGTTTACGGGGGATGGGTCGCTGCAGCTGACGGTTCAAGAAATCAGCACCATGCTCACGGGCGGCTGCCGTCCGATTCTGTTTATTCTGAACAATAGCGGCTACACCATCGAGAAATATTTGAACGTCAAGACGTCCAATCAGCCGTACAACCAGATTCCCGCCTGGCATTATACGCAGCTGGCTGAAGTCTTTGGCGGACAGGCGTTCACGGCTCAGGCACGCACCAACCGGGAGTTGGATGAGGCAATTGCCGCGGCAGAGCAAGCGCAAACGAGCCGGCTTTGCATCATTGAGCTGATCGTTACCGACCCGCTGGATGCCCCGGATTATTTGATCCGGCTCCGCAAGCATCTGGAGCGGCAGGAACGGCTGAAAGGGTAG
- a CDS encoding GNAT family N-acetyltransferase: protein MDEQVSRFTTWENHKRIEDTMTFLNMVTQKYENNQPSDWGIVYKETNMLIGTCGWVYLNETHRRAEIGYALARKHWNRGIITEAVKQVLHLGFHELNLNRIEARCIAENIGSERVMEKVGMQYEGLLREQMFVKGRYVNVKLYSILKNEWNH from the coding sequence ATGGACGAACAGGTTTCTCGGTTCACCACTTGGGAAAATCACAAGCGCATTGAAGATACAATGACCTTCTTGAACATGGTTACGCAGAAATATGAAAACAATCAGCCTAGCGATTGGGGCATTGTTTATAAAGAAACGAATATGCTGATCGGTACATGTGGATGGGTCTACCTCAATGAAACTCACCGCCGGGCGGAGATCGGGTATGCTCTTGCCCGAAAGCATTGGAATCGAGGGATCATAACCGAAGCGGTGAAGCAAGTTCTCCATTTGGGGTTCCATGAGTTGAATTTAAATCGGATTGAAGCGAGATGCATAGCTGAAAATATTGGCTCGGAGCGTGTCATGGAGAAGGTCGGGATGCAATACGAAGGACTTTTGCGGGAGCAAATGTTTGTTAAAGGAAGATACGTGAATGTTAAGCTGTACTCCATTCTAAAGAATGAATGGAATCATTGA
- a CDS encoding DNA polymerase IV has protein sequence MPSDRVIMLADCQSFYASVEKAAHPEYHDQPVVVAGDPERRSGIILAACPIAKKQGVRTAETLGQALAKCPELVVIRPRMQTYIDISLLITKTFEQFTDLVEPFSIDEQFLDVTASSELFGSPDEIAFQIQTRILLQTGVWARVGISSNKILAKMACDLFAKKNASGIFTLPTDQLENVLWPLGVSEMFGVGGRMTAHFNRMGMQTIGDVARTPLPQLKNKMRARFGKNSDINAEVFWRTANGIDPSPVTPSTHNLQKSIGHGMTLPRDYSRPDEIDTVLLELSDEVCRRCRAKRYMGSVIATGAQGADFDRPTGFFRQMKLADPTNIGSEVYEAAKVLFYRHWDGLPVRKLGVTLSSLTDDSEYQLTIGNRERQRDLDRTVDGIKRRYGVSSILRAASLKEAGQAHDRAAKIGGHYK, from the coding sequence ATGCCGTCTGACCGGGTTATTATGCTGGCCGATTGCCAGTCTTTCTATGCCAGTGTGGAGAAAGCGGCACATCCGGAATATCACGACCAGCCCGTCGTCGTCGCCGGCGATCCGGAGCGGCGCAGCGGAATCATTCTCGCCGCATGCCCGATTGCCAAGAAGCAAGGCGTCCGGACAGCGGAAACGTTGGGCCAAGCGCTTGCCAAATGCCCCGAACTCGTCGTCATCCGCCCGCGGATGCAAACGTATATTGACATATCCTTGTTAATTACCAAAACATTCGAGCAGTTTACCGATTTAGTCGAACCGTTCAGCATCGACGAGCAGTTTCTGGATGTAACGGCATCGTCGGAGCTGTTCGGCTCTCCTGACGAAATCGCATTTCAGATTCAAACGCGAATTCTTCTGCAGACCGGCGTCTGGGCGCGGGTGGGCATAAGCTCCAACAAGATTCTCGCCAAGATGGCCTGCGATCTGTTCGCGAAGAAGAATGCATCCGGTATCTTCACGCTGCCGACGGACCAGCTCGAGAACGTGCTGTGGCCGCTGGGGGTTAGCGAGATGTTCGGCGTAGGCGGCCGGATGACGGCGCATTTTAACCGCATGGGGATGCAGACGATCGGGGATGTGGCGCGAACGCCGCTGCCCCAATTGAAGAATAAGATGCGTGCACGCTTCGGCAAGAATAGCGACATCAATGCGGAAGTGTTCTGGCGTACCGCTAACGGAATCGATCCTTCCCCGGTTACGCCAAGCACGCACAATCTGCAGAAATCAATCGGTCATGGCATGACGCTGCCGCGCGATTACAGCCGGCCCGATGAGATCGATACGGTGCTGCTGGAATTGAGCGACGAGGTGTGCCGCCGCTGCCGTGCGAAGCGGTATATGGGCAGCGTGATCGCGACAGGTGCGCAGGGGGCGGATTTTGACCGCCCAACCGGATTTTTCCGCCAGATGAAGCTTGCCGATCCGACGAATATCGGAAGCGAAGTGTACGAAGCGGCTAAAGTATTGTTTTATCGGCATTGGGATGGCCTGCCGGTCCGCAAGCTGGGGGTTACGCTATCGTCGTTAACCGACGACAGCGAGTATCAGCTGACAATTGGAAACCGCGAACGGCAGCGCGACCTGGACCGGACGGTCGATGGCATCAAGCGGAGATATGGTGTATCTTCGATATTGCGGGCTGCGTCGTTGAAAGAAGCGGGGCAGGCGCATGACCGCGCCGCCAAAATCGGGGGTCATTACAAATGA
- a CDS encoding RNA polymerase sigma factor: MSKSDQLVEIEQNMTVLYRYCLTLTHSAWEAEDIVQEACLRALPLLKGKHPHANPAALLKRTAKNIWIDQVRRQQLGDRLMQQLAGREAYVDEHSFEVEHILSALVHRLSPLQLTVFLLRDVFQYKAAEAAARLQMTEGAVKAALHRARKSIASLRQHLDPEAGTAPAGCVDSEWFQAYLSAFQCSDPEALIYLALVQDRLIEPVQAVGQLTGAVQSAKSSTSAFTSPIAMYAA, translated from the coding sequence ATGTCGAAAAGCGACCAGCTCGTGGAAATCGAGCAGAATATGACGGTTCTGTATCGTTATTGCCTGACGCTCACCCATTCGGCGTGGGAAGCGGAGGATATTGTTCAGGAAGCGTGTCTAAGAGCGCTGCCGCTTCTTAAGGGAAAGCATCCGCATGCCAATCCCGCCGCCCTGCTGAAGCGGACAGCCAAGAACATATGGATCGATCAGGTGCGCCGCCAGCAGCTCGGCGACCGGTTGATGCAGCAGCTGGCAGGCCGCGAGGCTTATGTGGATGAACACAGCTTCGAGGTCGAGCATATTTTGAGCGCGCTGGTTCACAGGCTCTCGCCGCTTCAGTTAACCGTTTTTCTGCTGCGGGATGTATTCCAATATAAAGCTGCCGAGGCAGCCGCGCGATTACAGATGACGGAAGGAGCGGTCAAGGCCGCCCTGCACCGTGCAAGAAAGAGCATTGCCTCACTGAGGCAGCACCTCGATCCCGAGGCGGGCACGGCCCCCGCCGGCTGCGTGGACAGCGAATGGTTCCAGGCGTATTTATCGGCATTCCAATGTTCGGATCCGGAAGCTCTGATTTACTTGGCGCTCGTTCAGGATCGCTTGATCGAGCCGGTTCAAGCGGTCGGACAATTGACGGGAGCCGTTCAATCCGCCAAATCAAGCACGTCCGCCTTCACCTCGCCGATTGCGATGTACGCCGCTTAG
- the clpP gene encoding ATP-dependent Clp endopeptidase proteolytic subunit ClpP, with translation MTLVPYVVEQTNRGERSYDIYSRLLKDRIVMVNGEIEDGMANAIVAQLLYLTADDPDKEIQMFINSPGGSVTAGFSIYDTMQYIKADVSTICMGMAASFGAVLLAGGAKGKRFSLPNSEVMIHQPLGGARGQAADIQIHAKWILKTREKVNSVLAHHTGQSPETIERDSDRDYFMSAADAKAYGLVDAIIEHV, from the coding sequence ATGACTCTTGTCCCTTATGTCGTGGAGCAGACGAACCGCGGGGAGCGCAGCTACGATATTTATTCGCGGCTGCTCAAGGACCGGATCGTCATGGTCAACGGCGAAATTGAAGACGGGATGGCGAACGCCATCGTTGCGCAGCTGCTGTACTTGACGGCGGACGATCCGGATAAGGAGATCCAAATGTTCATTAACAGCCCGGGAGGCTCGGTCACGGCTGGATTCTCCATCTACGACACGATGCAGTATATTAAGGCCGACGTCTCGACGATCTGCATGGGGATGGCGGCAAGCTTCGGGGCGGTGCTGCTGGCCGGGGGAGCGAAGGGCAAACGGTTTTCGCTGCCCAACAGCGAGGTGATGATTCACCAGCCGCTCGGAGGGGCACGCGGTCAAGCGGCTGATATTCAGATTCATGCGAAGTGGATTCTGAAGACGCGCGAGAAGGTCAACAGCGTGCTGGCCCATCATACCGGCCAGTCTCCGGAAACGATTGAACGCGACTCGGATCGCGATTACTTCATGAGCGCGGCCGATGCCAAGGCTTACGGCTTGGTGGATGCGATTATCGAGCATGTATGA
- a CDS encoding DUF2627 domain-containing protein has protein sequence MKLIIARFIAIMLLVIPGLGATYGFLLMKDAVFHYFASFGNDNLTPNFEWLPFLLGLLLFAVGIAFIAGWIFFRDRKKNYLSPRFRGKRPSSPGPESSSKS, from the coding sequence ATGAAACTGATTATCGCCCGCTTCATCGCCATCATGCTGCTTGTTATTCCCGGGCTCGGCGCCACCTACGGGTTCTTGCTCATGAAGGATGCTGTTTTTCACTATTTCGCTTCGTTCGGTAACGATAACCTTACACCTAATTTCGAATGGCTGCCATTCCTTCTGGGACTTCTGCTCTTCGCGGTCGGGATCGCCTTTATCGCCGGCTGGATTTTTTTTCGGGACCGCAAGAAGAATTATTTGTCTCCGCGCTTTCGCGGCAAGCGCCCCAGCTCGCCGGGTCCCGAATCGTCCTCCAAATCCTGA